In Deinococcus sp. QL22, the following are encoded in one genomic region:
- the bshC gene encoding bacillithiol biosynthesis cysteine-adding enzyme BshC: MAADLATAYRAGELAEFIRLRAGDTAAALAQTRPELDRAALAAALRAYHQDLGTLDAHAEAALTHLAHPASRVVVTGQQAGLLTGPAYSVHKGADAALLARQLHTETVPVVAVYWIASQDHDAAEVASTTLLDHSERLHHLTLDVPEGVPVGRIPWRAEWTVQVMALLDAFDAPPEYRAAVQGRIERALAAGGSYADVFARLIHGLLAPAGLLVLDPLHPALARLMAPTLARELERPLEGSARIEAAAAALERRGFVPQLRRPAGATNLFLEEDDGQRRLLKLEGKTFSTDTRSYTKADLLAVLDADPSRLTPAAGLRPTVQDALLPTAAFVVGPGEIAYGAQLKEIYPLHGLQQPLLWPRLSVTWLEPNVARLLRRLNASAAQVQADPEGVLGRSLAQERQAGAVTAERLSALDADLHALAAEIAALDPTLEGAAERTRTRTTARIAHLQTLATRALARQENDRSGQLTRLKDHLLPNGTPQEREMNFLTYLLKHGETPLKLLLERPAGWRGEVEIP; the protein is encoded by the coding sequence ATGGCGGCAGACTTGGCAACAGCTTACCGGGCAGGCGAATTGGCAGAATTTATCCGGCTGCGGGCGGGCGATACGGCGGCGGCACTGGCACAGACGCGGCCCGAGCTAGACCGTGCGGCACTGGCGGCGGCGCTGCGGGCCTATCACCAAGATTTGGGCACGCTGGACGCCCATGCAGAGGCGGCCCTGACGCACCTGGCGCACCCCGCTTCCCGCGTGGTCGTAACCGGACAGCAAGCCGGACTGCTGACCGGGCCAGCCTACAGCGTGCATAAGGGCGCAGACGCGGCACTCTTGGCCCGCCAACTACATACCGAAACCGTGCCTGTGGTGGCCGTGTATTGGATTGCCAGCCAGGATCACGACGCGGCAGAAGTGGCCTCTACGACGCTGCTGGATCATTCCGAGCGCCTGCACCACCTGACACTGGATGTGCCGGAAGGCGTGCCCGTGGGCCGTATTCCGTGGCGGGCCGAATGGACAGTACAGGTCATGGCCCTGCTGGACGCTTTCGACGCGCCGCCGGAATACAGGGCTGCTGTGCAGGGAAGGATCGAACGGGCATTGGCGGCTGGCGGCAGTTACGCCGACGTATTTGCCCGCCTGATTCACGGCCTGTTGGCCCCGGCTGGCCTGCTGGTACTTGACCCTCTGCACCCCGCGCTGGCCCGCCTGATGGCCCCCACGCTGGCCCGTGAACTGGAGCGCCCGCTGGAAGGTTCGGCCCGGATAGAGGCTGCCGCCGCCGCGCTGGAACGCCGGGGCTTCGTGCCGCAACTGCGCCGCCCGGCGGGGGCCACCAACCTGTTCCTAGAGGAAGACGACGGCCAACGCCGACTGCTGAAGCTAGAAGGCAAAACCTTCTCTACCGATACCCGCAGCTACACCAAAGCCGACTTGCTGGCCGTGCTGGACGCCGACCCCTCGCGCCTGACCCCCGCCGCAGGGCTGAGGCCCACCGTACAGGACGCGCTCCTGCCCACTGCGGCCTTCGTGGTCGGCCCCGGCGAAATCGCGTATGGGGCACAACTGAAAGAGATCTATCCGCTGCACGGGCTTCAGCAACCGCTGCTGTGGCCCCGCCTGAGCGTGACGTGGCTGGAACCCAATGTGGCGCGGCTGCTGCGCCGTCTGAATGCCAGTGCCGCACAGGTGCAGGCTGACCCAGAAGGTGTGTTGGGCCGCTCGTTGGCGCAGGAACGCCAGGCCGGAGCCGTGACCGCCGAACGCCTCAGCGCCCTCGATGCCGACTTGCACGCCCTGGCTGCCGAAATTGCGGCCCTCGATCCCACGCTGGAGGGAGCCGCCGAACGCACGCGCACGCGCACCACCGCCCGGATCGCCCACCTGCAAACGCTGGCGACCCGCGCTCTGGCAAGGCAAGAAAATGACCGCAGCGGCCAGCTCACCCGCTTAAAAGACCATCTATTGCCCAATGGCACGCCACAGGAACGCGAGATGAACTTTCTGACCTACCTCCTGAAGCACGGCGAAACCCCGCTAAAGCTGCTGCTGGAGCGGCCTGCGGGGTGGCGGGGGGAAGTGGAGATTCCGTGA
- a CDS encoding cyclin-dependent kinase inhibitor 3 family protein codes for MTQATKEQNSINDPIRVDWIPTGIWPGRLGLTFAPGKKGGSIYQNGVTHARDVAEDMHTLARDGVQVLAPLIEDVEFDMLGMDGYHAEAEARSILIAACPIVDQQAPTDRAAFAAYIDELMTYLLDGRSVVVHCRGGLGRAGLVAACLLVQGGMPPREAIALVRATRSRNAVETAVQERFVEEFGR; via the coding sequence ATGACTCAGGCCACCAAAGAGCAGAACAGCATCAACGACCCCATACGCGTGGACTGGATTCCCACCGGAATCTGGCCGGGACGCCTCGGCCTGACCTTTGCGCCCGGCAAAAAGGGCGGCAGCATCTACCAGAATGGCGTGACCCATGCCCGCGACGTAGCCGAAGATATGCACACGCTGGCCCGTGACGGCGTGCAGGTGTTGGCCCCGCTGATCGAAGATGTTGAGTTTGACATGTTGGGCATGGACGGCTACCACGCCGAAGCCGAAGCCCGCAGCATTCTGATCGCCGCCTGCCCGATCGTGGATCAGCAGGCCCCCACTGACCGCGCCGCTTTTGCCGCCTACATCGACGAACTGATGACCTATCTGCTGGATGGCCGCAGTGTGGTCGTGCATTGCCGGGGCGGATTGGGCCGGGCTGGACTGGTAGCCGCCTGCCTGTTGGTGCAGGGCGGAATGCCGCCGAGGGAGGCCATCGCGCTGGTACGGGCGACCCGGAGCCGGAATGCGGTAGAGACGGCGGTGCAGGAACGGTTCGTAGAAGAATTTGGGCGGTGA
- a CDS encoding Crp/Fnr family transcriptional regulator, with protein MLPGVFGVLPADAQAQMVAAGRVGRWARGGLLFHPEDPAETLHLLTRGTVRLYRLGSGAREVTLDVHGAGALLGASTLLHNERYGVYAEAMDDTETLMIGQETLSRLTRTYPPVGVALTEQVTRQTRGVQERLAGLVFLEVSQRLALALLNLAEREGPWPEGGTLALRERVSHQDLAHVVGSTRETITKLLGDFRTRGLLDLGYRRIILTDRTGLQQATREPLR; from the coding sequence ATGTTGCCCGGTGTTTTTGGAGTTTTGCCCGCAGACGCTCAGGCGCAGATGGTGGCAGCAGGACGGGTAGGGCGCTGGGCGCGGGGCGGTTTGCTGTTTCATCCCGAAGACCCCGCCGAAACGCTGCACCTGCTGACGCGCGGCACGGTCAGGTTGTACCGCCTTGGTTCCGGCGCACGCGAGGTCACGCTGGACGTCCACGGCGCGGGCGCATTGCTCGGAGCCTCTACTCTGCTGCACAACGAACGCTACGGCGTATATGCCGAGGCGATGGACGACACCGAAACCCTAATGATCGGCCAGGAAACCTTATCTCGCCTGACCCGTACCTACCCGCCCGTGGGCGTGGCCCTTACCGAACAGGTCACGCGCCAGACACGGGGCGTGCAGGAACGGCTGGCCGGATTGGTGTTTCTGGAAGTGTCGCAGCGGTTGGCGTTGGCCCTGCTGAATCTCGCCGAGCGCGAAGGCCCCTGGCCCGAAGGCGGTACGCTGGCTCTGCGCGAGCGCGTGTCTCATCAAGATCTGGCCCATGTGGTCGGCAGCACCCGTGAAACGATTACCAAGTTGCTGGGCGACTTCCGCACCCGTGGGCTGCTGGATTTGGGCTACCGCCGAATTATCCTGACTGACCGCACTGGCTTGCAGCAGGCCACGCGAGAGCCGTTGCGTTAG
- a CDS encoding DUF3208 domain-containing protein, whose protein sequence is MSITDSQAGGRAAIRLLQGYVWHPQSADVDLEHYLPRELDLPKSPGAADEDDAHVLWDMVSPPFAFFENGEPTAAQTFYQFTVLRVYDDRPSNEALHGDAEAASQALNPLLDGTPDGVGWQLWEDLREL, encoded by the coding sequence GTGAGCATCACCGATTCGCAGGCCGGAGGCCGCGCCGCCATCCGACTGCTGCAAGGCTACGTGTGGCATCCTCAGAGCGCCGACGTAGACCTAGAGCACTACCTTCCCCGCGAGCTAGATCTGCCCAAGTCTCCGGGCGCAGCCGACGAGGACGACGCCCATGTGCTGTGGGACATGGTGTCGCCTCCCTTCGCCTTTTTTGAAAACGGCGAACCGACGGCGGCCCAGACTTTTTATCAATTTACGGTGCTGCGTGTGTACGATGACCGCCCCAGCAACGAAGCCCTGCACGGCGACGCCGAAGCCGCCAGCCAGGCGCTGAATCCGCTGCTGGACGGCACGCCGGACGGAGTAGGTTGGCAACTCTGGGAAGATCTGCGGGAGCTATGA
- the hemB gene encoding porphobilinogen synthase, which translates to MSDSVLPIPIDRPRRLRRSPALRALTREVTLAPAHLIHPMFVHEEASDTPIATMPGVSRHSLSSAVAQAGEALALGIRSVILFGIPGHKDALGTGAYADEGIIQRAARAIKAAHPDLTVIADTCLCEYTDHGHCGPLCEIRPDEWTVDNDPSLELLAKTAVSQARAGADIVAPSAMMDGQVAAIRAALDAAGFSHVPVMSYAVKYASAYYGPFRDAAGSTPSVGDRASYQMDPAGGYREALREAKLDVAQGADYLMVKPALAYLDVIKLLRDNFDLPLVTYNVSGEYALIKAAAQLGFMDERRTVLETLTGMRRAGADAIITYHALDAARWLGEYL; encoded by the coding sequence ATGTCCGATTCTGTTCTCCCCATCCCTATCGACCGTCCCCGGCGGTTGCGGCGTTCTCCGGCCTTGCGGGCGCTGACCCGTGAAGTCACGCTGGCCCCGGCGCACCTGATCCACCCCATGTTCGTACACGAAGAAGCCTCCGACACGCCGATTGCCACCATGCCCGGTGTAAGCCGCCACAGCCTGAGCAGCGCCGTAGCCCAGGCGGGAGAGGCGTTGGCGCTCGGCATCCGTTCGGTCATCCTGTTCGGCATTCCGGGCCACAAAGACGCGCTGGGCACGGGGGCTTACGCCGATGAGGGCATCATTCAGCGGGCGGCGCGGGCGATTAAAGCGGCCCATCCTGACCTGACCGTCATTGCCGACACCTGCCTGTGCGAGTACACCGATCACGGGCATTGCGGCCCGCTGTGCGAAATCCGGCCCGACGAATGGACGGTGGACAACGATCCCTCGCTGGAATTGTTGGCAAAAACGGCGGTGTCTCAGGCGCGGGCGGGGGCCGATATCGTGGCTCCCAGCGCCATGATGGACGGTCAGGTGGCGGCGATCCGGGCAGCGTTGGACGCGGCGGGCTTCTCTCATGTTCCGGTCATGAGTTACGCCGTGAAGTACGCCAGCGCCTACTACGGCCCCTTCCGCGACGCGGCGGGCAGCACGCCCAGCGTGGGCGACCGGGCCTCCTACCAGATGGATCCGGCGGGCGGTTACCGCGAGGCCCTGCGTGAAGCGAAATTAGACGTGGCTCAGGGTGCCGATTACCTGATGGTCAAGCCCGCGCTGGCGTATCTCGACGTCATCAAGCTCCTGCGGGACAATTTTGATCTCCCGTTGGTCACCTACAATGTCAGCGGCGAATACGCGTTGATCAAGGCCGCCGCCCAGCTTGGTTTTATGGATGAGCGCCGCACCGTGCTGGAAACTCTGACCGGAATGCGCCGCGCCGGGGCCGACGCCATCATCACCTATCACGCGCTGGACGCCGCCCGCTGGCTGGGAGAATATCTATGA
- a CDS encoding NUDIX hydrolase produces MTDRPVLAEPSPAVSAAPDTTPQPWQVTGSTISYQDRFLKVRTDQCLTPAGVVVPTYHVIEALDWVNVLALTPQFEVVLAEEYRHGVGLVLAGIPGGSSESGEDTDPAQAARREFLEETGYGCSRLIQVSSSFISTGTMSSRTHSFLGLDAQCIGPQHLDPNEQVRVRRVPFLEWFRAARADAQHTQSTQQVTHLQAMWGTVSVILSGQEPSLDPLRGPLIELLSSP; encoded by the coding sequence ATGACCGATAGACCGGTTCTAGCCGAGCCTTCCCCTGCTGTCAGTGCTGCTCCTGATACCACTCCACAACCCTGGCAAGTGACTGGCTCTACCATTTCGTACCAAGACCGTTTTCTGAAGGTTCGCACCGACCAATGCCTGACGCCCGCCGGAGTCGTTGTGCCCACCTATCACGTCATAGAAGCTTTGGATTGGGTGAACGTGCTGGCGCTGACACCGCAGTTTGAAGTCGTGCTGGCCGAGGAATACCGGCATGGCGTGGGTTTGGTGCTGGCTGGAATCCCCGGCGGCAGCAGCGAGAGCGGGGAAGACACCGACCCTGCCCAGGCGGCCCGCCGGGAATTCCTGGAAGAGACGGGGTACGGCTGTTCGCGTCTGATTCAAGTGTCGTCTAGCTTCATCAGCACGGGCACCATGTCCAGCCGCACGCATTCATTTTTGGGTCTGGATGCCCAATGTATAGGCCCACAGCATCTCGACCCAAATGAACAAGTCCGGGTCAGACGGGTGCCCTTTTTGGAGTGGTTCCGGGCGGCCCGAGCAGACGCGCAGCATACCCAGTCCACGCAGCAAGTCACGCATTTGCAGGCCATGTGGGGCACAGTTTCGGTGATTCTCAGTGGGCAGGAGCCGTCTTTAGATCCTTTGCGCGGGCCGCTGATTGAGCTTTTGTCTTCACCTTGA
- a CDS encoding transcriptional regulator has translation MTEPKSAVLATHTEGSVVAIPVYAGVSELELGIMVAVCRLCGGEGATRTLHRSRVSILTAGGLVSTPHVMYAALPEPAALLLPGGPGAAKAARDPLLRGFLAAHAGLPTGISGSGVLLAGEAGMLEGRILGGPADLTDLLWGFSPADVRPGQVLTDAHLTTTPGGFPAMYAALAVAGAVWGEAAAREAAERLGWDGLSV, from the coding sequence GTGACCGAACCCAAATCGGCAGTTCTGGCGACCCACACGGAAGGTTCCGTTGTCGCCATTCCGGTGTACGCGGGCGTCAGCGAATTGGAACTGGGGATTATGGTGGCCGTGTGCCGCCTGTGCGGGGGCGAAGGCGCGACCCGCACGCTGCACCGCTCCCGCGTCAGCATTCTCACGGCGGGGGGCTTGGTCAGCACGCCGCACGTCATGTACGCCGCCCTACCCGAACCCGCCGCCCTGCTTCTTCCCGGTGGCCCCGGAGCCGCCAAAGCCGCCCGCGATCCGTTGCTGCGGGGCTTTCTGGCAGCCCACGCCGGATTGCCCACCGGAATCAGCGGCAGTGGCGTGTTGCTGGCGGGCGAGGCTGGAATGCTGGAGGGCCGCATTCTGGGTGGCCCCGCCGACCTGACCGACCTCCTGTGGGGCTTTTCTCCTGCCGACGTGCGTCCCGGTCAGGTCTTGACCGACGCCCACCTGACCACCACTCCGGGCGGATTTCCGGCCATGTATGCAGCGTTGGCGGTGGCCGGGGCGGTGTGGGGCGAGGCAGCAGCGCGGGAAGCAGCGGAGCGGTTGGGCTGGGACGGTCTGAGCGTCTAA